One stretch of Eretmochelys imbricata isolate rEreImb1 chromosome 1, rEreImb1.hap1, whole genome shotgun sequence DNA includes these proteins:
- the F7 gene encoding coagulation factor VII: MEFWQNYVDANQCDSDPCQNGGTCVDQLRAYVCLCPEEYKGKNCEKGLNDTLKCIHENGHCEHYCIDSPTTIRQCFCSDGYMLANDEVSCTPQVDYPCGKIPVLAKQRASQQGRIVGGSVCPPGECPWQALLIEDEKQKCGGSLLAPSWVVTAAHCLENTHPKQLRVKLGEYRIDHEDEGEQERKVSEIIMHEKYIPGTTDHDIALLRLEAPVNFSDYVVPICLPEKQFATSELSAIRFSTVSGWGRLIEGGATAAVLMRIDLPRVKTQECMQETHLNITKNMFCAGDLSGTKDACKGDSGGPHATKYKNTWFLTGIVSWGKGCATEGTYGVYTRVSKYLEWLNNHMDS; this comes from the exons ATGGAATTCTGGCAGAATTATGTTG ATGCCAACCAGTGTGACTCTGACCCCTGTCAGAATGGTGGGACATGTGTTGACCAACTTCGGGCTTACGTTTGCCTTTGCCCTGAGGAGTATAAGGGCAAAAACTGTGAAAAAG GTCTGAATGACACACTGAAGTGCATTCATGAAAATGGTCACTGTGAACATTATTGCATTGACAGTCCAACCACGATACGACAATGCTTTTGCTCAGATGGCTACATGCTAGCAAATGATGAAGTGTCCTGTACTCCCCAAG TGGATTACCCATGTGGAAAAATACCTGTTTTGGCAAAGCAACGTGCAAGTCAGCAGGGGAGAATTGTAGGTGGTTCTGTCTGTCCTCCAGGCGAGTGTCCGTGGCAG GCTCTGCTAATAGAGGATGAGAAACAAAAGTGTGGGGGTTCCCTGCTGGCGCCGAGCTGGGTGGTTACTGCCGCTCACTGCTTAGAGAACACACATCCCAAACAGCTCCGAGTAAAACTGG GTGAATACCGAATAGATCACGAGGATGAAGGGGAGCAAGAAAGGAAGGTTTCTGAAATCATAATGCATGAAAAATACATTCCAGGCACAACTGACCATGACATTGCCCTGCTGCGCCTGGAGGCACCTGTTAACTTCAGTGACTATGTGGTACCAATATGTTTGCCTGAGAAACAGTTCGCAACATCTGAGCTGTCCGCCATTAGATTCTCCACAGTGAGTGGATGGGGGCGTCTAATAGAAGGAGGTGCTACCGCTGCTGTTCTGATGAGAATTGATCTGCCACGTGTAAAGACACAAGAGTGTATGCAGGAGACCCACTTAAATATTACAAAGAACATGTTCTGTGCAGGAGACCTCAGTGGGACTAAAGATGCCTGCAAGGGGGACAGCGGCGGACCTCATGCCACAAAGTACAAAAACACCTGGTTTCTGACAGGGATTGTCAGCTGGGGGAAGGGCTGTGCTACCGAAGGCACTTACGGGGTTTACACAAGGGTGTCTAAATATCTCGAATGGTTAAACAATCACATGGATTCATAA